Proteins encoded within one genomic window of Triticum aestivum cultivar Chinese Spring chromosome 2D, IWGSC CS RefSeq v2.1, whole genome shotgun sequence:
- the LOC123048458 gene encoding uncharacterized protein → MGFIKEFMDVEAHGNTKLHVIHTNDLHKAATTIEQYERHLEFERHKIVGVDVEYTNDVGEDQKPALVQLSIGKDHPVLLFQLSAADKNCTRFDNFLADPRYTFAGFSIDGDIEMLGRVVLEIAHFVDIQKEWRVPTATKPLDSLGDVSGIIVHDYYNNMKKKLTNAEHQRWARMPLSMRHIEYAAKDSYAAYEIWSRLTIIQEGLRGAKLEKEQTRKRARSWGDYDY, encoded by the coding sequence atgggattcatcaaggaattcatggatgtggaggcccacggcaacaccaagttgcacgtgatCCACACCAACGACTTGCACAAGGCGGCGACCACCATCGAGCAGTACGAGCGACACCTCGAATtcgagcgccacaagatcgtcggagttgatgtggagtacaccaacgacgttggcgaagatcagaaaccagccctcgtccagctctccatcggcaaggatcatccggtgttgctcttccaactgagcgcTGCCGACAAGAACTGCACTaggttcgacaacttcctcgccgaccccagatacacgtttgctggcttctccatcgacggcgacatagAGATGCTCGGGCGAGTCGTACTAGAGATCGcccacttcgtcgacatccagaaggaatggAGGGTGCCTACAGCTACCAAGCCTCTGGACTCCCTTGGGGATGTCTCAGGCATCATTGTccacgactactacaacaacatgaagaagaagctcACCAACGCAGAGCACCAGCGCTGGGCGCGCATGcccctgtccatgaggcacatcgagtatgCGGCAAAAGATTCTTACGCGGCGTACGAGATATGGAGCCGCCTCACCATCATCCAGGAAGGCCTCCGCGGGGCAAAACTTGAGAAGGAGCAAACCAGGAAGCGCGCAAGGTCCTGGGGCGACTATGACTACTGA